AAGTGGTGTTGAACCGGGGAATCCGGAATGATTCGGCTAAAGGAGTATTGGATCGCATTCAGGAAGTGGTGGACCGGAATCCGAAAGAGGCGTATTTGATGATCGGGGTCAACGATATTCGTTATAAAACGGACGCGAATAATTTTGAGAAACGTGTCAATGCCATTGTCGATTCTTTTGAAGGGAAGGAAACTAAGCTTTTTATTCAATCAATCCTGCCTGTGAATAACGGGCTGTTCGGGAATGAAGTTTCCAATAAAAAAGTGAAGCAACTCAACGACATATTGCAGCGGATTGCGGATGAAAACAGTATCGAGTATATCGATCTGCATTCGAGCTTTACCGATAAAAGCGGGCAGTTGGACAAGAAGTTTACGGTGGATGGGCTTCATTTGAATGGGAGAGGATATGAAGTTTGGGTCGACAAACTTCAATCTAGATGAAGTGATGGCAGAATACGTGAAAAAGCTGAACCTCGTGGAGGTCCAGCTTTTTTTACGTCGGTATAGGTGTCGATTTTTTCTTCGGTGAAAACCCGCCAAGCAGAATCTTCCCGTTCGGAAGCAACTTGTTTATTAAAATTGAAACGATAATCGGAATGAATACCCCGATCGCCGTGAAGCCTACGATGCCGTAAGTGAAATAATCGTTCAAAATGATGTCTGCAAAGATATGCAAATACATGATGGACAGCGAGTGCTGCTCGATTTTTTGCAACCAGTTGAGCGACAGTTTTGCAGTGATGAACTGGAATACGCCGACCAATACGATAGTGAATGAAAGCGGGATGACTAAATCCAATACGAAATGATCATACCGTAAAAACTTCATGCTAAGTCGGTAATCAATGACTTGGAAGCTATCAAGCAAGACAGCCGTCACACCGATGGCCAAAGCCGTAACCATCCATCGTTTCGAAACATCCATCCAAAAATCCTTCAAATAATACCCGATCGCGAAATAGACGATTGCCATGAGCGCAACGTCGATGTTCCAAAGCATAGGAATCGATTGCGCCGCTTCAGAAGGCTTTCCGCCGATGACATGCATGGCGAAGATGCTTTCAAAATGCGCGATGATATAGAAGATGGCGAGAATCAGGATCTGTTTCGCCCGATTGAAATATTTCGTCAGCCATAAGAAAAATAAATATGTGAAAAATAATGTCGTTACAAACCAAAATACCCCATACGCTCCGCGAATAAAACGACCGCCTACGGCAAGCGTCCATAGATCATTGAGATACCATGATAAATCCCGATTGCCTGAACCGATTTCCATTCCGTAACGGATCAGCGTGATGCTGACGAGGAAAAACAGGTAGGGGACGATCAATTGCATAAAACGTTTATGGATTGTCGGTTTCATGTCCTTTTTATCCAATACCGGTTTGAAAAACAAACCGCTCAAGATGAAAAAGGCAGGCATGTGAAACCAATAAATATATTTCGCGAGTGGAAAATCGAGTTCACCAGGATAATGTCCGATGACGACGAGGATCATTAAAAACCCTTTCGTCACATCCACCCACGTTAATCGTTTCTTCTTCATAACTATACACCTCTAACTAAATATGCTGCTATTATATACCCCCTTTCTACGTTTTTAGCGCATTGTAACAGCTTTGATATGCGATTGTAAAAATGCTGGAAAAATCCAGGAGGAAGATTAAATATTTCAGAATTATTTCGGTGCCTGTGCGCGGCGCCATTATGACAATTCAACATTACGAATAAAAATACATAAATGAGGCGATTTAAACGAATATCGCTGTCGATTATACAATTGTAGTGTATAGTCGGAATAGTTTGCTGCACAGGCGCCAAAAAAAAGCTGCACCATCAAAAAAGCAGAGCTAACGCACAATGAAGTCATATGGGGAGAGGCGCTTTTTCTTTTTTTGTGCATAGTGGTACATGCTATCGAGGCCTTGGATTGGGAGTTCGCTTAGCAATTTACCTGTCGTTACGTCATATGTGTCGATTGAATGCGTGTCGGATGATTCATGATAGCGGAAGAAGTGGAGCTTACCGTCTTGGAAGTATGTTTGTTCGGACATTTTCATTTGTCCTTGACTAGCTCCTTGAAGGGCAAATGCAATATGGGTTTCACCTGTTTCGGGGTTGAGCGCGTGCACGTCCCCGATTCCATCTACATAGTAGAGAATGCCGTCATGGATGGTGGCGGCGTTCCGGAGGTTATAAGGAAGGCGGATGATGTACTCTTGGATGTCTTTGTAAGTAGTGAGTGGAAACGTCTCGATGTTCTTCGTCTTTTCGTGGATGCGGTACACATCGCTTGTCAGTTTCTCCGTGTCGGCCATCAAAAGATAATAGTAGTCGCCTTCTTTGAGAATCGATGCCAATCCGATCCGATCGCCAATCGGGCCGAGCGATACGATTTCTTCTAGCTGGATATCTTTTTGAAGGGGCATCTTTTGCAATGAAATGCGGACACCGTCCCCAATCACCATGAGCAGATTCCCGTCTGCCTTGCCGGACATTTGCAAATAATGGGGGATGTGGACAGTTTCGAAACCGTTCTCGTCTCCAAACCGTATATTTGACTGATAGCCGCCATCCTCGGTGAAGCCAGAGTTATAGACACTGTAAAAGAGATTGTCCTTATCATTGAAAGCCGTCACTTCACCGGTATGTTCTTCCGGCAGCATTGTGAACGTGTTGGTCCCATTCGAATTGGCCAAATAGACATGACCGCGATCCGTCAAAAATAATGTATCCTTTGTTGCAAAAACTGTTCCAAGTTCAAGGCCTTCCATTTTCCACAGTTTTGAATTTCCATCCTGATCAACAAAAACCGCAAAGCTGAGGCCATCCCGATTCATGTCCTGATCCGCAGTCGTCGAGAAATATAGAATAGCCGCAGTATCCTTCAGCAAATCAGGATGTGAAAGGTCAGTCTCTGAGAGGAATTCTATCGAATGTTGCCGGCTAAAAGCAAAATAGGCAGTCGTCAAGACGACGATAAGCAAGGCGGTGATGCCGGAGATTAACAACTTCTTTTTCATTTTCCGAAACCTCCTTAGCTGAATGAAGGAGCTGGCCGTAAACGGACAACTCCTTCGTAAGAATCGATTGCGTCTCGGTAATATTAAATTTGGCGGACGAATGTTGTCTGTTTCGCGTCGCGGATATCCCGAGGATAGACGCCAAATCCTTTATTTACATCCAAATCCAGTCCGCCAAACAATAAGTAAGCTGACCAGATGAGTTTGGAGCAGTTTTTCGCACCCATATGCCCCGTGTTGCGGTTGTTCATGAAGTTCAACGAGTACGGCTGTCCGATTTGGGTATACGCCCAGTTTGCTACATTTCGCTTGACTGTGCTTGTTGTGGAAACGGATTTTACGACAGCCCCTTTTTCAACCATCCTGACGTTGGCGGAAATGCTGCGGACGCCGGTTGGGAAGACCGATTCTACAATTGTGTTGCTAGTATAGTATAATCCGACATGACCATGGTCTACGAATGCTGTCGAGGCCGGTGTATAGAAGAAATCGCCGCTAGCACTCGGACCGACGATGTAGCTTGCAGATCCCCCACCTTGAACTTTATCCGTTTTGACGAAATGCTCGGCCAACAGCTTCATAATTGCTTTGGACAATTGGTTTTGTTTATCCATTTGACCGTTAGTATTCTTTTCGCTCAT
The genomic region above belongs to Sporosarcina sp. Marseille-Q4943 and contains:
- a CDS encoding GDSL-type esterase/lipase family protein codes for the protein MSGLEKGNILLVISLLLNVLLIGAGSYVVHQIGGVEFVKTKMQTKPSPKRDAAYYFTKKSVFEHSAASDVDKVFIGDSITDYGEFQEYFPDEVVLNRGIRNDSAKGVLDRIQEVVDRNPKEAYLMIGVNDIRYKTDANNFEKRVNAIVDSFEGKETKLFIQSILPVNNGLFGNEVSNKKVKQLNDILQRIADENSIEYIDLHSSFTDKSGQLDKKFTVDGLHLNGRGYEVWVDKLQSR
- a CDS encoding acyltransferase family protein, with protein sequence MKKKRLTWVDVTKGFLMILVVIGHYPGELDFPLAKYIYWFHMPAFFILSGLFFKPVLDKKDMKPTIHKRFMQLIVPYLFFLVSITLIRYGMEIGSGNRDLSWYLNDLWTLAVGGRFIRGAYGVFWFVTTLFFTYLFFLWLTKYFNRAKQILILAIFYIIAHFESIFAMHVIGGKPSEAAQSIPMLWNIDVALMAIVYFAIGYYLKDFWMDVSKRWMVTALAIGVTAVLLDSFQVIDYRLSMKFLRYDHFVLDLVIPLSFTIVLVGVFQFITAKLSLNWLQKIEQHSLSIMYLHIFADIILNDYFTYGIVGFTAIGVFIPIIVSILINKLLPNGKILLGGFSPKKKSTPIPT